One Aegilops tauschii subsp. strangulata cultivar AL8/78 chromosome 2, Aet v6.0, whole genome shotgun sequence genomic window, CTCCGCTCCTAGGGttcccccgctccgccgccgccgccggccccctccccccATCCTCCCGCGCCTCCGGCCGCGCGCGCCGCGCcccgcctccctcctccctcccggCCCGCCCCCCGCGTCGCCTCCCCGAGCGAGGCGACTGGGGGCCCATCTCTCCGCGTtcccctcctcccgccgccgccggcccgcgccaCCGGGCCCTGCCCGTGTggtgttggcggcggcggcggccgtccCTTCCCCGCGCGCGGTGCCACGGCTCGGGTGGTGGCGTCCCCCGGCGGTGCTCCTCGGTCAATGGTGATTCCGGCAGCGGCGGCTGCTCCTGGCGGCGCAGCTCCGGGTGGCCTAGAGGCGGCGGCGCGCTGGCGCCGTGGATGGTGGCGGCGCCCTCCCGGCCCAGGTCTGGGCCCTTTTGGGCCCCATCTGGGTCTGGGCGGGCCTGACTCGGTCTCGcctgcggcggctccggcgggggcgGTGGTGGTGCGGCTCGTGCGGGGGGTGGTGGAGACGGTGGCACGTCTACTGCAGCTCGGCGACGGGTGCTTCACGAGCCCCTTTTGGGCCCGGCCGGGCCTCGAGGGCCTGGTACGCTCCCCTTGCCGCGTCCGGTCGGTGACCACCGATGGCGGTGGAGGTTGTCTCCTCCGGCGTGGCTGCCCTCGCTACCGTTCCTCGTTCCCGGCTGCTCCCTCTCGTCCTCGTCGGTCTCGCTTCGATGACCACGGTGAGGCAGCGGTGATGATGGCAAGTCCGTGGTGGCGCACGTTCGTGAGTGGCTTGTCTGGTGGTGCGCGTCGGACCGTTCGGGGTTGTGGGTATCTGGCGGATGGGAGAAATCCGGCCCGGCTTGCCGGCACCGACGTGGTGACACCCGTGGGCGCCATCGTTCCTTCCTGAAGGGCGTCGGGTCTTCCCCTTCCCCACGCCCCTCcgcgtaccgggggaaaccctaggacccgttcgggcagcagcgtcgtcgtcgtcgtgttcctTCCTGAAGGTGCTGCTTGGTATGCGGAGGTTCGAGATGCCTGGAGCGAGGTGGTACATCTCCGGTGGGCGCAACGGTTTTGGGTTATCATCGTTTTCGTCGATCCGACGCTGTGGACATTATtttctctcttctttctcttttgtTTCTTTTGGGCATGCGTGTGCTGTTTGCCCCAGCATTGGACTCTTTCTTATATCGGGCGGTTGCTATATCAATacagcggggcgaaagcctttttcgtaAAAGAGAGGATGGTGAAAAAAGCTTTGACCTTAACAACTTGAACACAACGAAGCTTCATACCGCCCCACCAAAAAAAAACCTTCATACGGTACATATATCAGAATTAGACATCTTCCTCTGACTGTATGCCGCCCACAGCATATATTGGAATCGAGTAATAACTAGAATCTGAAAAGATCTTATAAGTGTCCATTCTATGGTTTAAATCTGGACCGTTCATTTTACACTGCTTTAATAATTTGATCAATAATACTATATCAAATATTTATTGATagataagcaagcaactaatgtTAATTAATAGTAGCCCTTTTTAATTGTTCTGCCAAGGTCCTTCGAAATTAATTGATATATATCTGTGCTTATTGTTCTAGATGACAATCTTCTATATATAGCATCCACCTACAGTTCAATAGATCAACCTCAACACACATAACATCTCAGAAACCCAAGATCGTAGCAGCAAAACAATGAAACCATCGCAAGCTCTCTCGCTTCTCGCCCTCCTCATGATTCTCCTCTCGTCCAGTGCTTCCGTCCTACAAGACACGTGCAGGCGCTTCGGCGGCCCTGACACCTACGACATCTGCATCGAGTTCTTCAAGGCCAACAAGGACAGCGCCACTGCGGACAAGCACGGTCTCGCTATCATCGCCACTGGGATCGCCAGTGCAACGGCCGTGGACACCCGCAAGCGCATCGCCACCCTGAAGGCCGCGGAAAAGGATCAGATGATCCAGCAGGTCATCGCCTACTGCGACAATATGTACTCCAGGGCTGTGGGCCTGTTCGACAAGGCTGCCAAGGGCATCTCATCGGGCAAGTTGGGCGACGCGGTGACGAGCCTCAACTCCGCGCTAGACATCCCCCAATATTGCGATGACGAGTTCCTCAAGGCAGGCGTGAAATCTCCGTTCGACGCCGAGAACTTCAAGTTTGGGGTGCAGTGCGCCATCACTCTGGATGTAACGAAGTTGTTGACGATGTAGTTAGCTAGCCGCCGAGGATATGAATCTGTGTAACTGTAGCAGGAGTCTATAGTCATTTCCATGAGCAAACTCCTCGAAACTAATAAGCCCACAATGTTATCGCTGAACTATGCAAGACGTGCTGGCACATATTTCTTTTCCGTGGATTTGATTTTTTTGTTCATTTAAAAAAACAACAGTGACGGGAATACCCTCCCCTCTCGCACCGCGTCGGAGCAATGGTCGGAGGCGGGTGGGAGATGAGATTAACCCTTTTGGCGGCAGGAATATTTTGGGAGGAGAGAAGGCAGCACAAAACGCTAAAACCACATATACTACTATTAACAGGCGCTGCAATGGGGCATACATATTATAATGTTTCAACACAAATTATTACACAAAGCTTTCTCCCTCACTACCACATCTCTTGCTCCTCAACGCCATCACACCTCTCTTGCTCCTTGTCGCCAACGAAGGAGTCGTCGAGAAAGCTCCATAGGGACTCCCTTATAAAAATTATCCCCTAACAATTGCTTTTAACTCCAACGATACCATATATTATAGCCTCATGTATTTTAATAATTTTATGAAACTGCCAAATTCATAAGTCCACTATTGTAATACCCTGATTTTTCAGTTAAATGATGAAATTATTACCCTGATATAGAAATAACGCATGAAACAAACAACCAAATAATATTTTTATATGTTCTGTAACACGTGAAACACAAGAATATTTTGGGAGGAGAGAAGGCAACACACAACGCTAAAGTAATATACCGGAATACCATATCGCGGTCACTGGATTCATTGAAAACATGCAGACGTCTTCCAAACTCTAACTAGTTTTGATTTATTCCCAGGAAATAACTGGTTCCATAAACAATTTCAGATATAATTGCAATCTCATTCATCATCGCTTTTTTGCTTTCCTCTTCCTATACCGTTCAAATTTATTTGAACCCAACCAGTATTTCTTTTGTCTCGAAAGAATCCGAAGCCCGTTTTTTCAACTAGAGAATTTCCTTTCAGTGTacatgagatttgtgttaatctCACATAAAATCTGGTTAAATTATGTAAATAATTATattatttattttgtttctaacaCAACAATTTGTGCTTATGTCAACAAGCGAATATGCTTCTAATGTAAATAAAATTTCTCCCCAATGACTTGAGAAGTGTTCGTTGCTTGGGTTTATCTAGGGCACATTTAGAAGTGGTAtagttattgcacatctaagtgaaTGGATCAAACATAAAAAGGTAAAAGAAAATTTAGTGACCTGCCCAGGGTTGTGCGTGGGGGCTATATCTTGCATGTTGTGAGACGTAGCCCCACCTACCCTCTGGCGCATCACTAAATGGTCCAGTCCAACACTATAATTCCCTGGAGTGGTTTTGGGAAAGGTTTATGTATCGGTAAAACCTTTCGTGTTGTTATTTTGCTTCTTTGGTTTCTACGTGGTTTTTGTATATTTTCTTTGGTTTTTTAGAAATACATGTCGAATTTTTCAATACACACTGTACAATTTTTTTAATATGCAcgtaacattttttgaatacatgtgAATACTTTTTTAATACAAGTTTGAACTTTTCTTTGAATAAATGTCAAAAAAAATGCACTTGATCTTTTTGGAATGATAAGAAATATTCTTTCTAGATTATGCAAACATTTTTTTACATTATATAACTGTTTTCAAACACTGATGAACTTTTTCTAAAAACACGTGAACACTGTTTTAAATTTCATGAACATCTTTTTTAAATGGTATGAAATATTATTTTTAATATTACAGGGATATTTTGCTTGCATTAAATATATTTTTAAATATAACAGATATATTATTTAAAAAATGTGAACTACTTTTTGAAATGTCACGAACAGTTTTTTGAATGGTATGGATTTTTTTTCTAAAATTACATGATCATTCTTTAGAAATTTTATTAACGTTTTTCTAAATGtctcaaacattttttgaaaggCATGGCCAATGTCACAaatatattattattttttgatTGGTAAGGACAATTTCAAAATTGCGCGAACAGTTTTTCTACAGCTTATGTATTTTTTTAATGTGCGATGACCACTTCTAAAGTTTAAGTAAATTAGTTTTAAAAATATATGTGTATGGAATATTTCGAAATATAAACAAAAGTAAAAGTAAAAAACAAATGAATGAAAGAACAACAAAGCACTGCAGCGCTTTCCATGGCTGTGTGGGAATTTTCTTTTGTTCACCTGAGCGTGGTGGGCTTTCTTCGGTTGCTTGTGGTTGTATCGCAGGAGTTTTTCATTTTTCTCAATCGTGAGCTCTTTTGAAGCTCGGAAAATGTCTTTGTTTTTTATACTATTTTGTGTAATTGTTCTATTTTGTGCAAAAATCTAGAAAAGATTCATATCTATTACAAAGGTTAATATAAAACTACAAAGATCCTAAAACATAATAAAAAATACATCGAGGACTCTACACCATCGAGCGGTCACTACTGCCACCAGAACCAGCCACCGCCACGCCGTTGTCGCCTCTCCCCTATCGAGTGGCTTGACCTTGTCGATGAAAACTTAAAGTCTTCATGCAAATGCCCCTATGGACCAACGTTCCAGAGCCGCAATGACATGAACCCTTGAATCGATCCGAAGCATCTCACACCAAATCTCCTCATGGTGCACGCACAGTGAGGAATCCTAAGCTTGCTTCCctaaggagacaacatgaatctaCGTTGGAACTCTGTCGACTCTGTCTTAATGGACAAACTCAAGGAGGATCGAAGGCTGGAAGACCAACTCGAAGATCGAAGCCTGGAAGACCAACTGGAGGACTCGAATATGTTTTCGGTGGGCATGGAATTTGTGTTAATCTATACGACTATAAAAAGAGTGAGTTACGGGCCGGGGATCCAACAAATCTCACTCATCCAACGGCATCTTTCCAACAGTTTCCGTTGCTCCGATGTTTAGCATTAAATATGTTTAGCACTAAACATGTTTGGTACCCTCCACTAATTAATATCAAGTCTAATATTATTGTTAGCATTAACCAAGTAATATATCCTACCTAATATTAACATGCAATTCATATCTTTTCTAATATCAATATGTAAATACAAATAATATCTTGCTTAATATTAACATGCACTGCACGTACACAGTTACTAGTTTGACACAAAATATGATTAAATAGTCTAAACATAATTAAATTAAAtgatttattttgtttctaacaCAATAATATGTGCTTCTATCAATAAGTGATATCTCTAATGTAACTAAAATGTTCCAATGACTTGaaaatgtaattttatttatttttatcatTGGATGCAACTTCCTTGTCATTGGAGGCAATGCTTCAAGATATGTGCCTTTTTCGCACGGGCTAAGCTGCTGTTGTTCTATTTTGTTGTCTGGGCTGAAGGAGCAATCCACCTAGGGTTGTGCGCGGGGCTATATCTTGCTTATTACAAGACACACTAGATTGCCCATTGCGCCAAATGATGCAGAGTCCCATTTATGACCATGTGTGCTTTGAAAAAAATGCATTTGTTATTAGGTTTAGTCTTGGGCAATGACGTCTGTCAACATTTCTAACCCATTCGTATAAAGAAAGAAGATAGGCCAATGTTTATAAATACATGTACTTTTAAAATTATGTGTGATTTTCAAACCTATGAATTTGGTGGTAGTCTTAGGTTTGACCAACCACGTATGGTAAAAGCTTTATCTCCTTAAATATAAATAAAACAAGGGAGGATTGTGTTTGAAAATATATGCACCATGTTATTATTGGGGCATCAAAGAAGATAAAATTAACATTCTCTATTCGTTGGTTATACTTGCTAATTAAACCCATCTATATTTCAAACCAGGCTCATCTGTCTACAATTTTTATTCCAGCCAATTCGGCCCATCAATTGCCACCGGGGCTCGGCCCGTTTGGAGTAGAATATGAAGATGCGAGGATAAGCATCTTCATTCCGTTTTCTCTTTCCTTGGCAGCTCCGTTCGGTGAAGAGAGGCCATCAGAAATATCATGTTTAAATCGTACTATGCTACTGCACTATTTTTGAAGAATAATAAAGTTCATATGTTGTGAAAAAGGGCATGTTTAATTTGAGGAAAAAATGAAAGTGGTTGCTTATGGTGGGTGACGGCCTATAAAACTACCTCCTCTATttcaaaatataaggtgtattagtTTTCATAAAAGTCAAACTTTGGTATGTATGGTCAACTTTATTAAACAAATCTACAATACCTATTAAGTAAAATATGAAAACATATTTCGGGATGAATATGACGATATTGGCTTGGTATTGTGGATACTGGTATTTTTCTTTATAAACTTGTTCAAACATAAAGAAGTTTGACTTCTCAAAAattaatacaccttatattttaaAACCGGAGGGAGTATATCATACCCCACAGTCACCTACACATGAGCTggcatgggccggcccagtagcACGTGGCTCCATCGTGTTTGAATCGGTGGTATTCTATAGTTTTTTTTTCACCTTTTTCCGACAATCCTGATTCTTTGCTTGTGTTTCGTTCTTGATGGTTTTCCCAGCCTTTTctgatttttctttttcttgcatttaccttttatttttattttttattctaCTGCTATTTACAAAAGCTATTGTTCTTTTTTACAAATACAAGTATATTTTTTTAGCGTGTGAACACTTTTAAAAATTATGTGGATATGTTAGGGAATGCTTGAACACAtttcaaaataagtttgtggTTTCTTGTAGCTATGATACAAAGCATTGTACCTGTAATGTTATCGACTTCGAATAAAGCTATGTATCATTGTCAAGAAAAAAAAACATGCGCGCATACATGAACTGAGTACGAGACATCTGTCTCTGATAATTGGGACCGAGCCGTAGCACATGGCGAAATTGTCTGCAaatatgacaggtgggtccaaaCTGGGGAAATGGATTATTTTGTCTAACAAACAATCATAGGTACGACATTTtagcaaagaaaagaaaaatatgaTTATAAAGCAAAGGCGAGGAAAACATGCTTTTTCTGTCATATTCCTCTTGTTTCCATGTCCAAAACCGGAGTTCAGAAGCACCATTACATTACACCGCAACTTCCAGACCAGAGCTCGCGGCCACAATATGGACCGTCGACGAAGGCTGACAAACtcgagtaaatagcataaaactaccacttttcgtcctattgttccaaaaaactaccacattttTGTTTGTGACTGATAACTACCGAAACCAGCGTtggctgtttcaaaaaacccaaaacgCCCGTGTCTAAGAAATTAAACCGGTTTATGACAAGTCGGGCCCGCACCTAAATGAACCGTTTGTTTAACCGTTCCTTTGACCGTTAGCTGACATGTGAGGCCCGCATGTCATCTAACAGTCAAACAAACGGTCAAACAGACGGTTCATTTAGGTGCGGGCCCGCCCTGTCATAAACCGGTTTAATTTCTTAGCAACAGGTgttttgggttttttgaaacagccgacGCCGATTTTGATAGTTATCAGTCACAAACAAAAATATGATAGTTTTTTGGAACAATAGGacgaaaagtggtagttttatgctatttactcgaCAAACTCAGTTGGTCCTTAACCGATCGATGTGCTTTCTTGTCCTTGGGCAAAACAATTACTCCAGCAAGGATCATCTGCATGTGCTGTTTCGGCACTCGTGGCAGGCTACTGGATTTTGATTCCACCTATCAAAAGAGACTTGCTACAAGTTACACGTACATCTTCCAAAATTCTCTAGTGTAAACACATTTCAAGATTACACGTACATTTTTTGAATATGCGCAAACActttttttatttattatttgAATCTTTTTAGAACTGCATGAACCATTAAAAAAACATGTACACTTTTTAAAATTAAAAAACGATTTAAAGATACATTAACACATTTTATATTATATTATGAACATTTAGAAAATAAGTGAGCACTTATTAATCAAATTGCTGTTTTTGAAAAAAGCGTGAACACTTACTGGGCAGGGGCAAAACAACTACTCCAGGAAGGAGCATCTGCACATGCTGCTTTAGCACTTGTGTCGGGCTACTAGATTTTGATTCCACCTATAGAAATAGAAAGAGACTCGTAACTTACTATGATTGTtctgaaaaataaaaaatttaggTAGAACTGTCGATCCCTCCACTATATAAGTAGCAGCTTCTCTGTGGCCTGCAACTGCAAGAACCAAAGGAGAAGGAAAATGGCGGGCACAAGAGCAGCAGTGATGAAGCTGGCGGTCGTCCTCGTGGCCATGAGCCAGCTCGTCCACATGGCGACGCCAACGGCGGATCCGACGACTGAGTCGTCTCTGCTGGTTACGAGCGTTTCCCCTTCTGGTTAGTCTTGGTCATCTTCTCAAGTTGATACTACAAGTAATTATCTTGGTTGATTAGAGGTGCAAGAAACTGAGATAGTTAATTTTTGTCTTTGCCAGGGGGAGTCAATCCTCAACCCAGCCATGGCATCAGGGCAGTGAAGGTGTTGCTCGATGCGGCCAAGCCCAGCATCCCTGTCCCTCCGCCCCCTCCCCACCTCATCCTACCGTGCAAGGGAAGAACCTGCTAAGTGCTAACCTCACCTCATGGGGAGCACCAAGTTAAGCGCAGCTGGAGCTCGAAGTGACGAAAGCAATAAAAATGTCCCTAGCTTCCTCTGTATTGCACTACTCGATCGTTATGATCGACTGATGGAATAAAATAAGAGCACCCTTGTTTATATTTCGTTCGCCTGTAACAGGTGTTCAAATTGTGGATTTGAAACTACTAAACCAGTTTCCAGACCTGCGAAAAATTACTTGTCAAGTTTATGAACTCTAGTAGCAGTGTGGCACTTTTCTACATAAGTTGAAAAGAGAGATAGATGGTCGAAGAAGCTTTTGTCAGCCCAACAACTAGTGTCAGCCCAACTGAAGCTGTGTCGTGCAAGAAACAGAGGAGAAATCGTATGCCAATACTAGTGCTGTGCACAGTGCCAACCGTCCGTCGAGCAGGTAGCGTGCCTCCAGCAAACGGCAACGCGGCTTGCCTGCCTGACAACCGGAGACAGAACGGAGGTTCGTCCGGACATGGAATGGAAAGGTCAAGCGGTTGCTCTGTTCCACTGCTAGACTGCATGGGAGGACCAGAGAAACAGAGTAAACAAATCAGACAGGGACAGCCTGCGGGTGGTCTTCTGATCAAAGCCGTCGTCGAGAAAATTGCACAAACCATCAAATATTTGGGGTCAAATTTGCACAGAATATCTACTTTTGGAGTTTGTTGCAGAAAACACCATCTACTGGTGTAATAATCTGTTGTAGCTAGGTCTAATTCAAAATTTGATTCGGTCCACATGGTCTCTAACAGatggggcgtgtttggttgcagtAGTGAACAGTAGCTGCATTGTATACACATCTCAACCCAGCCTGGTTGACAACCTCAAATGCGTCATCTGCAaattgtttggttgcctgcatctaGGGTCCCTACATTAGGTAATACGCAAGTGTActttgtttggttgcctgcattggCCCAAACGGCACATGAACACGGTGTTTGGTTGCACGCATGAGGTATGATTAAGAGTTAGCACTTGCACTTAGCACACAGGGTTAAGAGCTAGCAGAGGGAGGGGAGAAGAAATGCAGTGTGCGCCGGACCATGGCGACTGCAGTGGATAGTGGCCGTGGCCCCGTGTCCGACATGACGAGCATGGAGTCATGGACGAGCGACCCCGTCGGCGGCACGGTGAGCGACACCGTCAGCGAACTAGTTGTAGTGCTCGCGCAAAGACAGTCGACAGAGGAGGAGAATGCAGTGCTCGCGCCATGGTATCGTCAGTGCAGTGGACGAGAGAGGAGGCCGAGATGTTCGACGCCGGAAACGACTCCAGTGTAGTAGGGcgagagagaggaggccaagATGATCGACCCCGTCAGCGACGCGGCGAACTGCAGTGTGCATAGAGGCAGAGGACACAAGAAAGCAGTGCGCGCGCCATTGCCGCGTCGGTGCAGTAGGAGGACGACAGAGAGTAGGCCGAGATGAGCGACGCTGGAAACGACTCTAGTGTAGTAGGACGTGGGCAAGGAGATCAAGGGGAAGGGCTTCGGTGTTGAGAGGGACGAATAGGAGGGTTCTGAGCAGAGGACAAAGGAGCTCGACATGGCGGCGTCAGTGCAGTAGACTGTTGTTCAAAGAGAGATGAAGCTACGATCGTCGAAACCAAAAACTTACAACACGAATGTTGTGAGGAACTGCGAGATTAGGCTGTTGGTCAAAGGAAATTTCAAATGATAGATCATGCATGACGAATCTGACAAAATTCGTCCAGAATAGCTACAAATGGGAACACGAAATTAAGAACTTACGGCCGACGAAACTATGAACTGATCGCCTGAATGAAACCATAGCATTGAGGTATATCTTTTTCGTGCAGAGCTTATCTCGAATCGAAGCACCGTTGTGTAGATCAGAGGGACAAGGAAGAGAGAAGATTAGATagaagctgaaggaaatatgccctagaggcaataataaagttattatttatttccttatatcatgataaatgtttattattcatgctagaattgtattaaccggaaacataatacatgtgtgaatacatagacaaacatagtgtcactagtatgcctctacttgactagctcgttgatcaaagatggttatgtttcctagccatagacatgagttgtcatttgattaaggggatcacatcattaggagaatgatgtgattgacctgacccattccgttagcttagcacacgatcgtttagtattctgctattgctttcttcatgacttatacatgttcctgtgactatgagattatgcaactcccatttaccagaggaacactttgtgtgctaccaaacgtcacaacgtaattgggtggttataaaggtgctctacaggtgtctctgaaggtacttgttgggttggcgtatttcgagattaggatttgtcactccgattgtcggagaggtatctctgggccctctcggtaatgcacatcacttaagccttgcaagcattgcaactaatgagttagttgtgggatgatgtattacggaacgagtaaagagacttgccggtaacgagattgaactaggtattgagataccgacgatcgaatctcgggcaagtaacataccgatgacaaagggaacaacgtatgttgttatgcggtctgaccgataaagatcttcatggaatatgtgggagccaatatgagcatccaggttccgctattggttattgaccggagacgtgtctcggtcatgtctacatagttctcgaacacgtagggttcgcacgcttaacgtttcgatggcagtcatattatgagtttatatgttttgatgtaccgaaggttgttcagagtcccggatgtgatcacggacatgacaaggagtctcgaaatggtcgagacatgaagattgatatattggaagcctatatttagatatcggaagtgttccgggtgaaatcaggattttaccggagtaccgaggggttaccggaacccctcgggggcttaatgggccatagtgagcctttgtggagaagaggagaggcggccagggtagggccgcgcgcccctccacccctagtccgaataggacaaggagaggggggcgggccccccctttccttcctctcctccacctctttcccctccactcctaatccaactaggaaaagggagggagtcctactcccggtgggagtaggactccacctggcgcgcccctcctggccggccgcacctcccccttgctcc contains:
- the LOC109744996 gene encoding putative invertase inhibitor, with the protein product MKPSQALSLLALLMILLSSSASVLQDTCRRFGGPDTYDICIEFFKANKDSATADKHGLAIIATGIASATAVDTRKRIATLKAAEKDQMIQQVIAYCDNMYSRAVGLFDKAAKGISSGKLGDAVTSLNSALDIPQYCDDEFLKAGVKSPFDAENFKFGVQCAITLDVTKLLTM